From the Streptococcus sanguinis genome, the window GCTTCATAAGCTGGAGCGCTGTAAGGATTGTAAGTCTGAGCCAAAGCTGTACCATTTACTTGCAGCACATCTCCTGGGTTAATCGTATCAAAAATTGTCTTTCCATTATTGGCAGCAAGTTCGTAAGGATTCATTCCATTGGCACTAGCAATGGCAAAAAAAGAGTCCCCTTGCTGGACAACATAAGAATCTGCATGAACAGCTTGAGCGCCGATTGTCGCCAAAAAAGCTGTGGAAGTTAAACCAAGAGTCGCTTTAGCAAATGTTTTTTTCATAACTGTTTTTCTCCGTATAATTTGATGATAAAAAAATCATACCTCATTTACATGTCAGTTTTTTTAGAATTATGTTTTTGTCATGTTACAAATGATTTAGACTTTTGCTACATGAGATTTAGCAGTATTTTTAAAGATAAAAGGCTAGGGATTCCCTAGCCTCATCTATTATCAGTCTTCTTTACCCTTCAATTTTCCTAGACCTAAAGCACCAATAATGGCTGCTAAACCTAGATATGGCAGATAGACTGTATCTTTGGCTCCCGTTTCTGGCAGAAGAGAAACAGGAATCTTTTTAGCTGCTGAAGTTGGATTGGCTCTTCTTGGATCGTTTACATCTGAAACAAGCAGATGCTGTGCCTTAGGAGTGACTGTTGTAACCGTATTTGAAGCATAGACTACATGATTGACAGTATTAATGTAGGTATTTTCAAAAGTACCCGCAGCAATCCGCTTCATCTGTAGATAGGTTTCAGCCTGAAAAGCTGAATCCAGAGAAATAGTCTCTAAGAATTCTTCCTTGAAACGAATAGAAATCAAGCCTTTCTCAAGATCAACATTCGCAGCTGTATACTCAGTCAAATCTGTACCAGCCTTTATCACCTTACCATCTTTGATCGTGATGTCCACTTTGGCAAAGGTTTTGTAAGCACCCGTGTACTCATCTCCTCGTTGGTCATAATCATCCACAAAGCTATAGTCTGTCAAACCTTCAGAGTGGTTAGCAGGGATCAAGCCTCCGATGAGACGATAGTTAAAATGCCGTCCCAAAGTCAGTTCCTTGCCATCCAAGTTTTCTGCACTTGTTGGATCAAGACTCAATGTAATATCTTTTTCAGGACTGATTTTAGGAACATTGTTGACGACTACGTCTGTCGCATAACCATTTCCAAAGTCAATTTGATAAGCCTTGTTCTCGAATTTACCACCTGTGCGGCCCATTCCTTCTTTGACTGCCATAGGACTTGTTATTGTCAAAGACTTACCTGTTACGACATATTGGTCATAAAAGGCTTGGGCATCGTCTGCCGCAAAGAATTGGAAAGAACCTTTGACAGTGATGTTCGCCTTTTGAAGGAGCTCTCGAACTGCTGCAGGGGCTGTTTCAAGGCTTTCGTAGTGGGTCACTGTCACACCTGCCACAGCCTTGCCATCCGCATCTACTAGCTTGACTAATTCCGGACGAAGTTCAAGTGCTTCTTCCGGATAGTCATCTACATAGTAGAAACCTTTTTGAATCGTGCTCTTAGATGACTTGTCACCCTTATACTGATCCAAATCCCAAGTCAGCTCGTAGTAATTGGTCGAACCAGCCAAGACTTCCTTACCATCAATCACCAATCCTGCCTTGTTTTTATTGACCTTGGTTGGCTTGATGTAATTATTGCTAGGATTGTCTGAATCATCAGGCTTACCTGGTGTAGTCACGCGTACTACGTTTGAGCGGACACCATAGGCATCATTGACTGTCAGGGTGAAATTATTAGTATAGGTTGCGCCATCGTTGAGCACTCGGCCAACCACTGTCGGAAAGAGCGTAGCAACTTCTTTGGTCGTATCTGCGTTATAAGTAGCTAAGGTTGCTGCATTTGCTTTAAATGTCACTGTGTGGCTAGCCTTGTCATAGCTGATATCAAAGCCTGCACTAGCAGCTTTTGTTGCTGCTAAGTCAACTTCATAACCACTTGGCAACGGATCAGTAATGACAAATGAAGTCGTCTCACTGCGTCCAGCTGGAAGAGCTTCTGTCTTTAGAGCAAACTGAACGACGGACTGCTTAGCCACCAGAGTCTTATCAATATTGGTGCCTTGGTCATTTTGAATCTCTTTATTAATCTGCGGTTGAGATTGCAAGAGATGATAATGATAGCGCACAGTCGGAGCTACGGGCGCTGCTGGCTCTTTTTGATAAACAGGCTCTGCTGGTGAGGTTGGTAGCGGGCTATAAGTTGGTTCTACCGGCTTATTAGGCTCCGGTGTATCTGGTGTAGGAGTTGGCGCTTCCGGCTCCTTCTCATAAGTTGGTGCTGCCGGAGGGGTTGGCTCCTTTTCATAGGTCGGTTCTACCACTGCTGGCCGGACAGCTTTTTCTACTTCATAGCTTGGCTCAGAAGGCTTACTAGGCTCTGGGGTATCCGGTGTACGTGTCGGTGGCGTCGGTTCTTTTTCATAAGTCGGTGCTGCCGGAGGTGTTGGAAGAGCCTTCGGTGTTGGTGCAGTTGGAGCTGGATCCAAAGGCTTAAGCGCTTCTTCACTTGGCACTGCAGGAGCTGTAGGAGCTACGGGCGCTTCCGGTTCTTCTACTGTGATGATTGGCAGATCAGTCGCTCGAACATCACCATTAATCGCAAACCAAATATTTGGTTTCTTAGGAGCTAGTTTGTCAGCCCTACGTGGATCAGTAGCCTCTGGCTGGCCTAACACTTCAGAAGAGGAAATCGTTCCAATCGTCATGCTGTTGGTTGTACCAGAAATTTCCACCGCTCCTGCCCCATACCATGAGTTAGGAGCATCTGTAGTGTCCCAGCCTGAGTCTGGCTGAGCATTCTTATACATGGTAAAGCGAGATCCGCCAACTCCTTTTTTGAAGTTTTCAGACTCAGTCGCATAGATTTGGCCGTTCTTTTCACCAATAGAGGAACCCGAAATCTTGTTGAAAGTTCCTGTATAATCTTTGGCCATTTCGATAGAGTTGGCTTCACGGTTGAGGGAAGCCACGGACATCAAAGCCTGATCAAAATTAATAGGTTGGCCTTTATCATCATAAAAGACAAATTCCGTCTTAACAAAGAGAGAGGTTGCATCTTCAAAATTTCCTGTATAAGCGGAAGCAAAAACTCCCATGGTCGGGTCTTTAAAAATACCCAACCAAGCCTTATCATTGCGGAATTGAGAGCTTGGATCAAGAGTATAAGTATAAACAATTTTAGAAACTTTTTTCCCTCGATAATAAGTTCCCTGAAGATTTGTATAGGTTGCTGTTGCAGACTGACCGCGACTCAGCAAAACAGAAGACCATTCAGTCGGTCCTTTACCGCTTGTTACGTTAGAACTATAGTCTGCATACTTACCAACCGTACCAAAGCTTTCCTGCTGATTGGTCTGATAGTTAGCATTTTGAATATCTGTTACTTTGAAGTTGTCAAACTGGAAGAGTTTCTTAGAAAACTCTGCAGTATTCTTCACAGCGGCTTCCATGCCAGCATAGCTGACAAACTCACCAGTTGTAGTCAGTGACAGATCAGCATTAGGTTCTGATTTGAAAACCAGGCTTTGCGCAATTGGACGGCTCAAATGCCCGTCTTCAGTCTTCTTTGCTTCTGCAAGAGCCAGTCCAGCCTTAATCTTGGCCTGTTCAGCATCATATTTAGCCTTATCTTGCTGATACTTGGCTAATTTTGTGTTATAGACAGCCAAATCAGCATTATACTGGGCCAACTGAGCTTGATAGTTTGCTTGGGCTTGAGCATTACGCTTCTTGATTTCTTCATTTTCAGCTGCTATAGTGGCATTCTTAGCTTGATTCTCTGCTAGCTTTTGCTCATATTCTTTTTGAGCTGCTGCATTTTCAGCTTCAATTTGAGTCTTTTTAGCTTCATAAGCTGCTAGATCTGCTTCATATTGAGCTTTTTTATCTTGATTTTCTTTTTGGATACGGGCCAATTCTGCCTGATAATTCGCCTGAGCCGCTTGATATGCCGCTTCATTATCAGTATTGGTCTTTCGGACAGTAGCTAAATCTGTTTGATATTGGGCAAGTGCTGCCTCGTAGGCCGCTTTTGCAGCCGCATTCCGCTGTTTAATAGCTTCATTATCAGCAGCAATCTTAGCATTGGCAGCTTCAGTGTCAGCCAAAGCTTTTTCATACCGGGCCTTAGCTGCCGCATTAGCTTTTTGAACTCGGTCCAGCTCACTAGCATAAGCCGCCAGAGCCACATCATAATTAGCCTTTGTTTCCGCATTTAGTTTTTGAACACGGGCCAACTCTGCATCATAGGCCGCTTTTGCCGCTTGGTAAGCAGCCGTATTTTCTGCGTTGGTCTTTTGAACCATTGCTAAATCTGTTTTGTATTTACTAAGGGCAGCTTCATAATCTGCTTTCAGCTGAGCATTTTCTGCTGTGATCCGAGCTACTTCTGCTTGATGAGCAACCAAATCTTTAGCATATTGCTCCGCTGTCGCTTTGTTTTCTGCTGTAATCCGAACTACTTCCGCCTCGTAGGCTGATACTTTTTCTTTATACTCCTTGACCTTGGCATCAATCTCGGTTACTTGTGCTTGATAATCTGCTGCAATCTCCGCTTTTTTGTCTGCTGTGTCTTGATCAGTCTGAGCTACTCCTTTGTCAACAGCTGGATCTTTGACCACTGTCAGCCCAGCTTCTTGAGCTTTTTTGGCGCTTTCATCTAAACCAGCTGTTGGAACAGTCACTGTCACACCGCCGTCTGCCTGACCTGCTTGAGCCTGACTCTCTTTAGATGCCTGACTGGCTGGTCCTTGAGCTTGAGGCAGATTGGTCGCTGCATTTCCAGTGCCCACCATTTCAGTATTGACAGGACCATTGGTATCAGTTACTACTTCATCTGCTCTTACTTGCATCGTTGACGTTAAAAAAGCCGCACCTAGAACAGCACCGCATAAAGTTTTAACAGCCTTATTTTTCCGAAAACCAAAAACTTCTTTTTTCTTCATTTTTCTCCTTCCTCTGCTAACTTTTACAGTCAGCAGTTTTCTCATGCCCTCTGAAAATCAAAAAGTAATGAAAACCTCCCATCAGAAGCTCCATTCTTATTTTGATCCTCTTTAAGCATCAGAATATATATGTATCTTAATCCTAACATGTTTTGCCTCGTTTTGCAAGCATTTTTTGCTCCTTTTATTTACCCCCAAACAAATTTAAACACTTGTTCAAATATTGTCTATTTTTATTCTTCTTTGCCCTATCTTCCTTTAAATGGACAATGAGAATACAAGAAAAAGACCAGCTTTTGCTAGTCTTTCCTTATTACAGTTTTGTACTTGTTCTCTACAAGATCAAAGATTCCAAACTAACTGCTTATTTTTCAGTCAGTGCTGCAAGTCCTGGTAATACTTTACCTTCAAGGAGTTCCATTGATGCACCTCCACCAGTAGAAATCCATGAGAACTTGTCTGCACGGCCAAGGTTGATAGCTGCAGCAGCTGAGTCCCCACCACCGATGATTGATTTTACACCAGGTTGTTTCACGATAGCGTCCATAACACCGATTGTACCAGCTTGGAAGTCTGGGTTTTCAAATACACCCATAGGACCATTCCAGACAACAGTCTTCGCACCAGTCAAGGCTTCATCAAATTTAGCAATAGATTTAGGACCGATATCCAAACCAAGGAAGCCTGGATCCACTGCTTCACCTTCAGTATCTTTCACTTCAGTGTAGTCAGCAAATGCGTTTGCTTCTTTAGAGTCAACTGGCAGAACCAGTTTGCCGTTAGCTTTTTCAAGAAGAGCTTTCGCAACATCCAATTTATCTTCTTCGACAAGTGAGTTACCGATTTCGATACCTTGTGCTTTGTAGAATGTGTAAGTCATACCACCACCGATAAGGACTTTATCAGCTTTTTCAAGCAAGTTTTCGATAACACCGATCTTGTCAGATACTTTTGAACCACCAAGAATAGCTACGAATGGACGTTCTGGAGTTTCAACTGCTTCTTGGATATAGGCAATTTCGTTTTCAAGAAGGAAGCCAGCAACTGCTTTTTCAACGTTGCCTGAGATACCTACGTTAGATGCGTGTGCACGGTGAGCTGTACCGAATGCATCATTTACGAAGATACCGTCTCCAAGAGATGCCCAGTATTTACCAAGTTCAGGATCGTTTTTAGATTCTTTCTTGCCGTCAACATCTTCAAAACGAGTGTTTTCAACCAAGAGAACTTGTCCATCTTCAAGAGCATTGATAGCTGCTTCCAATTCAGCACCACGAGTGACACCTGGGAAAACAACGTCTTGACCTAATTTAGCAGCCAAGTCTGCAGCTACTGGCGCAAGAGATTTACCTTCTTTGTCCGCTTCTTCTTTGACACGTCCAAGGTGAGAGAAGAGAATTGCGCGACCGCCTTGCTCGATGATGTATTTAATAGTTGGAAGAGCTGCAGTGATACGGTTGTCATTTGTAATCACTCCATCTTTCAATGGTACGTTAAAGTCTACACGAACGAGGACTTTTTTACCTTTCAAATCAACGTCTTTAACAGTAAGTTTTGCCATGTTACAAAAACTCCTTTTCATATTTTATACGCAACTATTATATCATATTTTCCAAAAGTTTTCTTGATATAAAGAAAATTTTCACAAAAAAGAAGTGCCACGCACTTCTTTCTCTCGAACGTTGAATTAGAGAATGGGAAGAAGGGAGCTGAACTCATTCAGACAATAAGTTAAAGCTTTATTTTTCTCTAGATTTGACAACTCAAAAAGCCAGTAAAACTACTGACTTCAATGCTTTCCATTGTTAAATTGCAAATACTTGTCCTACTGCATAAGTGACCGCCATGGTTAAAAGTCCGATCACGAGGTTGCGAATCATGGCATTTTTGAGCGGTGCTTTGCCCAATCTAGCGCTAGTATAGCCTGTTCCCAAAAGGGCCAAGGCCACGATTAGAACGGTTGCCCAGATACGGATATTGGCTGGAAGCAGGATAATGGTAACCATAGGAAAAAGCGCACCAACAGCAAAGGCTAAAAAGCTTGATACGGCAGCATGCCAGGGATTAGTGAACTCCTCAATCTCGATGCCATATTTTTCCTGCACCAAGGCCTCCAACGGATCTTGGAGAAAAGCCCGATTGGTCATGAGCTGAGCAGAAGTCTCACACTCGCCATTTTGAACATAGGCAGCATAGAGAGACTGCCTAGCGATATCTGGATTTTTTTCTAATAGCTCCCGCTCTCTAGCAACAGCAGCTTCTTCTGTATCCTTTTGAGTAGAAACTGATACATACTCTCCGCCAGCCATAGAAAAGGCGCCCGCAAAGACTGCCGCCAAACCAGACAGAAAGATAATCCAGACATCGTCCGTCGCACTAGCTACCCCAATAACCACACCTGCTATGGAAATAATACCATCATTGGCTCCTAAAACCCCGGCCCGCAATATATTCAGCCGCCCACTAAAGTTCGTATCAATTTTATGTTCTTCCACTATTTTAATTTTCTCTTTCTTTTTATTTATAATGATTATAAATAAAATCCAGAAGTAATACAAGAGAAAATCGAAAAATGAGAAAAGTTCTACTATTTAAGAGAAGAAAGTCACCAGATTTCTACTATCTGATGCCTTTCAAGTTCTATTTATATTTTAGGGTTGTTTCTGAATCTCTTCTCGATACTCCGATATCGTCTTTCCTGTCCACTTTTTAAAGGCTCGAGAGAAGGAAGATACTTCCGAATAACCAAGCAAATAGGCTACATCATCCGTTGTCATGTCAGGATTTTTGAAGTAACCAAAGGCTAGAATCTTCTGCACATTTTGCAATTCCTGGTTAAACTTGGTCCCTTCTGCCGTCAGATTTCGTTGCAAGGTTCGGCTACTAATACCGAGAGTCGCTGCGATATCCTCGATACTAAATGCCCCACTTGGAATAGCTTGATAGAGTTTTTGCTGGACAATTCCTGTGAAACTTTCACTGGTCACGGCTTCTGCCAAGCGCTCTTTGAGCTGAGGTTCTAGGTAATCCAACATGACATTATTGGCTGTCAGGAATGGTTTCTCTAAATCCGACTTTTTAAAGACAACTTCATTGCCCTCCATTTCTTCCACATGACAGCTAAGTACCTTCAGGCTAGCTTCTTCATAGACATATGGAGTACCAACGTGTACAGGGATGATATTTTCTCCAGTCCCTGTCCGAATCAAATCGACCAATAATAGTTGTTCATTGAGAATGGCGAAACGGGGCAAGTCAAGACCTGGATAATCATAGCGGTAGCTAACACGGACAAGGTCATCAAAGGTTTCGATGCTAACAACAATGGGACCTGTGATTTTCTTGTATTTAGCAAAATGTTCAATCGCTGCGAGACCATTTTTTGACGAAAGTGCCGCAAAGAAAGGCGGCATGAACATTTGGATATCCTTGATACGGCTCATGGCAATGATCTGCTCATCAGTGGCCACCTTATCAAAAGCCGTCAAAAGATGGTAGTAATCCAGAGTTGAGAGATTCATCTCTTCCTTCCAGGTGGTATCTGGAAGATTGGCCAGTTCCAGAATCATATTCAAGTCTAGCCCGATTTGTTTTAAATTGTCAATATATTGCTGACTGAGATTCAGACGCATAGGGTTTCTCCATTTTCTCTTAAGAAGCCCGCTTCATGAGGGCATCAAACCAACGATCTGGCAAGATAGCATGCAAGAATACCAAAGGTTTAGCTCCCATACCAACTAAATAGCGTGTTTTAGGACGACGGCTGTTAACTGCTTTTGAAATAGCGTTTGAAATCACTTTTGGATTTGACATCATATTACCGGAGTATTGCTTCCGCATCCCTTCTGCTGCCTTAGTGGCTGCTGCTTCATAAGCACCACCTTTAGCTGATTCAGCCAATTTGTCAGCAGCGATGAAGCCCCAGTCCGTTTTAATACCGCCTGGTTCGATGATAGAGACATCAATGCCATAATCAGCCACTTCCATACGAAGACCATCTGAAAAAGCTTCAAGAGCATATTTGGTCGCATGATACCAAGCACCAAAGTAGGATGTCAAACGACCACCCATTGAACCCACATTAATAATGCGACCTGAATTTTGCTTACGCATATAAGGAAGAACGAGCTGGGTCAAGCGAGCTAGACCAAAGATATTCACTTCAAACTGCATCTTGGCTTCTTCAATCGTTACATCTTCAACGGCACCATATGAACCGTAACCAGCATTATTGACTAAGACATCGATACGATTTTCTTTCTTGATGATGAGATTAAGAGCTTCTTTAATGCTAACTTCATCTGTAATATCCAAACGAACTGGTGTCACGCCAAAGATTTCAAGTGGTTTCATGGCATCCACACGGCGGGCAGCTCCATAGACAATATGACCTTCTTTAGCAAGTTGTTCAGCAGTTTGGTAGCCGATACCTGATGAAGCGCCTGTGACTAAGATAACTTTTTTGTTTGACATGTTGATTTCCTCTTTTGTTTCATTTGATTGATGAGACTATTATACGATACAGGAAGCGACAAGTAAACGACAGATTCTGACAACGGAATGACAATTTACGACAAAAGCGAGCGTATTTCTTCTACTATATCATTTTTAACCGGTCAAATACTCGAATTGCAATATCTTGTAAAATTTTTAAAAAAATCATTGACATGGAACGCGTTCCACAGGATATACTTTAGAAAAACACCAAACGGAGGTTCATAATATGACAATCAAACGTATTTTTTGCGATATGGATGGAACGCTATTGAATAGCCAAGGCAGACTGACTGACAGTAATGCTAAACTTATTTCTCAGGCCAATCTTCCTTTCACCCTGGTTTCCGCACGAGCACCTATGGAGATGAAAGAAGCCATTGATAAATTAGAACTGACTGGCCCCCAGATTGGTTTCAATGGTGGATTGATTTATACCTACAAGCAAAATCAAATCAAGATCCTGCATCAGCAAGCTTTAGAAAGAAATGATTCTACTTATTTAGTCAACTTTATCAACCAGCATTTTCCTCACTTAAGTCAATCTTACTACGACTTAGAAAACTGGTATACCTATAAAATGGACAATGGAATCGACTATGAGCAACAATTGACCAGACTAGAGGCAACTATTATCGGGGAGGAGCAATACCTAAAAGTTCAAACAAGTATTTTTAAAATTATGCTCATCACTTTTGATGGAAACGAAATGAGAGCATTAAAAGCTAAACTCGAAGAATTAAATCTTCCAAATGTTTCTATACAGCAAGCTGGTGATTTTTATCTAGAAATTACACACAAAAAAGCTAAAAAATCAGTTGGAATTGACTATATAATCAAAGAAGAAAAGCTACATAAAAAAGAACTAGTCGCCTTCGGCGATGGTCACAATGATCTCCCTATGTTTGAACGGGTTGGACTGAGTATTGCAATGGAAAATGCTAGTCAAGCAATCAAAGACAAAGTCAGTCTCATTACCAAAACTAACGATGAAGACGGTGTTGGCTATGGTATCCATCACTTTCTCCTATAAGTCCAATCTTGCCAACAACTCCTATCATTTGGTATAGTGTATAAAGAAAGGGGGTACTATGGTTTCCATACGTGACATCGCCAAACAATCTGGCTATTCCATCTCAACTGTTTCTCGCTACATCAACAAATCAGGTTATGTCTCACAAGAAGCTGCCGAAACAATTTCAGCTATTATAAAAGAACTAGATTATAGCCCTAGTCAGATTGCTAGAGACTTAAGTGCCGGCCATACTCGAAAAATCGGTGTTGTAGTGCCTCATGTTCGGCATACCTACTTTACTGAATTGATAAAGGGGTTGCTAGACGCAGCCCTAGAGAGTCATTACCAGCTCCTATTTTTGCCATCAGACTACAGCATAGAAGCTGAGAAATCCTATCTGGAACAGCTACGGAGCAATGCTTTTGATGCACTAATCTTTACTTCTCGGGCTATTGATATACAGACCATCGCTAGCTACCGAAAATATGGCTCCATTGTCTGTCTGGAAGAAACAGACTTACCTGAGTTAATTTCTATCTCAGTGGATCGAAAACCTGGATATCAAGCTCTCTTTAAATGGATCCAGAAGCATAACCCCCAGAAAGTAGCCTTGTTATTCTCTCGAAACAGTCCAATCAGCCCCACTTTTCGTGAAACCCTATCAGTCTTTGAGGAAATTTTCAAGGGCGTGGAGTATGTAACTTTTGGGGGATTAATGAGATATGAGGATGCAGGATGGATTTTTGAAAAGCTGTGTATGCAAAAAGGTTTAGACTGCATTGTTTCCAATAGCGATGACTTAGCAGTCGGACTACTAGAATTCTATAAAAAAGCTGGTATAGAACCGCCACTCATTGTCAGTCAAACCAGTCAGTTGTCTGGGAAACTGCTCAATATCCCCAGCATTGACAACTATTCTTACCAACTTGGCACACTTGCTTTTAAAGCGGCTATTGCAAAAAATCCCCAGTCAATCTGCTTGCCATCAAAATTTCTAATCAAAAGAAAATAAAAGTGGTTTAGGCCACCTTTTTAGTTTTGCTAGTTTACTTGTATCTCTTGATACCCATTTTCTGTTATAATAAATTGTTAGAAATCAGCGCGAAAGGATTTACAATGACAAATCTTATCAAACACAAACGGGTGGAATTTAGCGAGCTTTTTTATGACTTGGTTTTTGTCTACGCGATTTCCAAAACAACTGCCCTCATCCATCATCTTCATCATGGGGTTCTATCCCTGGATGCTATTTTCGGCTTCCTGATGTCACTTCTAGTTCTGGTCAATTCTTGGATGATTCAGACCGTCTATACTAATCGCTATGGGAAAAATTCTCTTTTTAATATGGTCGTCATGTTCGTCAATATGGCCATGCTGCTCTTGATATCAAACATGATTACCAATGACTGGCAGTCCTATTTCCATACCTTCTGCTGGACGATTGGGACACTGACCCTGACCTTATTTTTCCAATATCTGGTTGAATATCTTCGAAAATCTACAAGCTCTGCCAATCGTAAAAGTATCAAAGGATTTCTTTGGATGACCGGTCTTCGAACTATTTTGGTCTACCTAGCTGCTCTCTTGGCAATTCATCTTGGGATTCATGTCTACATGACTGGGATTCTCCTGACCTTTATCATGCCCGTCCTATTGACACGAAAAGTTTCCCATTTTCAAATCAACCTGCCCCACCTGATTGAACGCATTTCGCTTTTAGTTATCATCACTTTTGGTGAGATGATTATGGGACTAGCTGATTTCTTTACCCTTGAACATTTCTCCATCCATTCTATCCTTTACTTTATCATCATGGTCAACCTCTTTATGAATTACTTTGGTCAGTTTGACCATGCTATTGATGAGAATGGGGAGAATAAAGGAATCTTCCTAATTTATAGCCACTATCCGATTTTTATCGGCTTAATTATGGTCACTGTTTCTATGAGTTTCTTGGTAAATCCTGAAGCCCATCACCTCTTTGCGACTAGCTTCTTCTATGCTGGTATCGGACTCTTCCAAGCTGCGGTCTTGTCAAATGGTCGCTTCAACAAGAGTTATCTCCGCTATAACAAGTTCTTTTATGGGTTCCAAGCAGGAATCTTCCTTCTCGGATTGGCCTTTTCATTCCTTTTTTCAGCCAGCCCAACCATCGTCATTGCTATCGCAACCCTGATGACCTTAGCAATGGAAATTCATTTTACTCATTTTTATATGGCACAGACCAAGAAATTCTCAACACCTAATTGGGAATTGTTCTAACAAAAGACCTTGAGAAAATTTTCTCAAGGTCTTCTTTGTATTTGATAGCAATAGCATTTTATTGTCTGATGCGGACTTGATTGAAATCTCCTGCAAATGCAATAAACAAACTAATTATTTCACAACGATATTAACAAGTTTATTTGGTACGCTAATGACTTTTACAACTTCTTTGTCGGCGATTTCAGACTTGATTTTTTCATCTGCCAGAGCGATTTCCTGCAGTTCCTCACGGCTCAAGTCCTTAGCTACGACTAGCTTAGCACGAACTTTACCCTTGATTTGAACTACGATTTCGACCTCTGCTTCGACCAGTTTGCTTTCGTCATAAGTTGGCCAAATTACATAGGAAATGCTCTCACCAGTTTGAGCGACTGCCTGCCAGAGTTCTTCAGCCAAGTGTGGTGCAAAAGGCGCCAGCAATTGGATAAAACCTTTGGCATATTCGACATAGAGCTTTTCTTCCTTGTTGGCTGCATTGACAAAGATCATGAGCTGGGCAATGGCTGTGTTAAACTTGAGCTCCTCAATCTGCTCTGTGACAGACTTGACCGTTTCATGGTAGACCTTGTCCAAAGCTCCGCTATTTTCAGTGACCAGCTCCTTAGAGTTAAGGAGACGATAAACCCGATCAAGGAACTTACGGCTGCCTTCTAACCCTTCTTCGCTCCAAGCGATAGATGCATCCAGCGGCCCCATGAACATTTCATAGACACGAAGCGTATCGGCACCATATTGCTCCACTACATCGTCTGGGTTGACTACATTCTTCAGAGACTTAGACATCTTAGCAGGCGCTTGCTCCAGTTCTTCTCCAGTTTCGATATTGAAGAAAGAACCATCGCGTTTTTCCACCTTGTCTGTCGCCACTAGAGCACCGCGACTATCACGGTAGCTAGTCCCCAGAATCATCCCTTGGTTAAAGAGTTTTTGGAAAGGCTCTTTGGTCGGAACCACTCCGATATCATAAAGGAACTTGTGCCAGAAGCGAGCGTAGAGAAGATGGAGTACAGCGTGCTCCGCACCTCCGATGTAAATATCAACTGGAAGCCAAGCCCTGAGCAAGTCTTCGTCTGCTAATTTCTCATTGTTGTGCGGGTCAATGTAACGCAGGTAATACCAGCTGGAACCAGCCCATTGAGGCATAGTGTTGGTTTCACGGCGTCCTTTGACACCATCTTCCCTAGTCACTTCCAGCCAGTCAGTCAGATTGGCC encodes:
- a CDS encoding VIT1/CCC1 transporter family protein, which codes for MEEHKIDTNFSGRLNILRAGVLGANDGIISIAGVVIGVASATDDVWIIFLSGLAAVFAGAFSMAGGEYVSVSTQKDTEEAAVARERELLEKNPDIARQSLYAAYVQNGECETSAQLMTNRAFLQDPLEALVQEKYGIEIEEFTNPWHAAVSSFLAFAVGALFPMVTIILLPANIRIWATVLIVALALLGTGYTSARLGKAPLKNAMIRNLVIGLLTMAVTYAVGQVFAI
- a CDS encoding helix-turn-helix domain-containing protein — translated: MRLNLSQQYIDNLKQIGLDLNMILELANLPDTTWKEEMNLSTLDYYHLLTAFDKVATDEQIIAMSRIKDIQMFMPPFFAALSSKNGLAAIEHFAKYKKITGPIVVSIETFDDLVRVSYRYDYPGLDLPRFAILNEQLLLVDLIRTGTGENIIPVHVGTPYVYEEASLKVLSCHVEEMEGNEVVFKKSDLEKPFLTANNVMLDYLEPQLKERLAEAVTSESFTGIVQQKLYQAIPSGAFSIEDIAATLGISSRTLQRNLTAEGTKFNQELQNVQKILAFGYFKNPDMTTDDVAYLLGYSEVSSFSRAFKKWTGKTISEYREEIQKQP
- a CDS encoding oxidoreductase, coding for MSNKKVILVTGASSGIGYQTAEQLAKEGHIVYGAARRVDAMKPLEIFGVTPVRLDITDEVSIKEALNLIIKKENRIDVLVNNAGYGSYGAVEDVTIEEAKMQFEVNIFGLARLTQLVLPYMRKQNSGRIINVGSMGGRLTSYFGAWYHATKYALEAFSDGLRMEVADYGIDVSIIEPGGIKTDWGFIAADKLAESAKGGAYEAAATKAAEGMRKQYSGNMMSNPKVISNAISKAVNSRRPKTRYLVGMGAKPLVFLHAILPDRWFDALMKRAS
- a CDS encoding Cof-type HAD-IIB family hydrolase codes for the protein MTIKRIFCDMDGTLLNSQGRLTDSNAKLISQANLPFTLVSARAPMEMKEAIDKLELTGPQIGFNGGLIYTYKQNQIKILHQQALERNDSTYLVNFINQHFPHLSQSYYDLENWYTYKMDNGIDYEQQLTRLEATIIGEEQYLKVQTSIFKIMLITFDGNEMRALKAKLEELNLPNVSIQQAGDFYLEITHKKAKKSVGIDYIIKEEKLHKKELVAFGDGHNDLPMFERVGLSIAMENASQAIKDKVSLITKTNDEDGVGYGIHHFLL
- a CDS encoding LacI family DNA-binding transcriptional regulator is translated as MVSIRDIAKQSGYSISTVSRYINKSGYVSQEAAETISAIIKELDYSPSQIARDLSAGHTRKIGVVVPHVRHTYFTELIKGLLDAALESHYQLLFLPSDYSIEAEKSYLEQLRSNAFDALIFTSRAIDIQTIASYRKYGSIVCLEETDLPELISISVDRKPGYQALFKWIQKHNPQKVALLFSRNSPISPTFRETLSVFEEIFKGVEYVTFGGLMRYEDAGWIFEKLCMQKGLDCIVSNSDDLAVGLLEFYKKAGIEPPLIVSQTSQLSGKLLNIPSIDNYSYQLGTLAFKAAIAKNPQSICLPSKFLIKRK
- a CDS encoding low temperature requirement protein A — translated: MTNLIKHKRVEFSELFYDLVFVYAISKTTALIHHLHHGVLSLDAIFGFLMSLLVLVNSWMIQTVYTNRYGKNSLFNMVVMFVNMAMLLLISNMITNDWQSYFHTFCWTIGTLTLTLFFQYLVEYLRKSTSSANRKSIKGFLWMTGLRTILVYLAALLAIHLGIHVYMTGILLTFIMPVLLTRKVSHFQINLPHLIERISLLVIITFGEMIMGLADFFTLEHFSIHSILYFIIMVNLFMNYFGQFDHAIDENGENKGIFLIYSHYPIFIGLIMVTVSMSFLVNPEAHHLFATSFFYAGIGLFQAAVLSNGRFNKSYLRYNKFFYGFQAGIFLLGLAFSFLFSASPTIVIAIATLMTLAMEIHFTHFYMAQTKKFSTPNWELF